A window of the Deltaproteobacteria bacterium genome harbors these coding sequences:
- a CDS encoding MFS transporter: MNSITAENKWLVFSLVAIGVFMCTLDGSIVNIALPAIMKDLKVPLATIEWVPMIYLLTVSSLLLTFGRLSDIKGRRFVYCGGFFIFSLGSLLCGWAPNAAWLIAARSFQGFGAAMIMACSPALVVDVFPASERGRGLGMVGTVVAAGLTTGPAIGGLIVEAFSWRVIFYINIPIGIVVTALAAWVLKGGKGNFSRPETFDWAGAVLLTLCFSSAIIVLTHSYDWGYMSFRTLLFSGATALGTILLFLVETRTPHPIFELSLLHIRLFILPVFAAIILFVTLFTMIFLMPFFLVQPSGFSVDHAGFIMVIPFVFLFFMAPISGAMYDRIGSRLLCTAGMMVLTIAFYCLSRLVPTASAIPIAWRLALVGIGVALFIPPNSSAAMSAVPPSHRGVAAATVATARNLGMVIGVAMAGLIFNLTFYTLSGGLVLKVYRPELEPVFMAAFQKAMFAGSVVAGIGIFVAFFRGSEPGNLSNKQIRRKPSVSHP, encoded by the coding sequence ATGAATAGCATCACAGCGGAGAACAAATGGTTGGTTTTTTCATTGGTGGCTATCGGCGTGTTCATGTGCACCCTTGACGGGAGTATCGTAAATATTGCTCTGCCTGCCATCATGAAAGATCTGAAAGTGCCTCTGGCAACCATTGAGTGGGTGCCCATGATATATTTACTCACGGTGTCGTCGCTTCTTTTGACGTTTGGACGCCTGAGCGACATTAAAGGGCGTCGCTTTGTCTATTGCGGGGGGTTTTTCATCTTTTCTTTGGGATCTCTCCTATGTGGGTGGGCTCCAAATGCCGCCTGGCTTATTGCAGCACGATCCTTTCAAGGATTTGGTGCAGCCATGATCATGGCCTGCTCCCCGGCCCTTGTCGTCGACGTCTTTCCGGCTTCGGAGAGAGGCAGGGGGCTTGGGATGGTGGGCACCGTGGTGGCCGCCGGTTTGACCACCGGTCCTGCAATCGGAGGATTGATTGTTGAGGCCTTTTCATGGCGGGTAATCTTTTACATCAATATTCCCATTGGGATCGTGGTGACAGCGCTGGCTGCTTGGGTTTTAAAGGGCGGAAAGGGAAATTTTTCGCGGCCAGAAACCTTTGACTGGGCCGGCGCCGTGCTGTTGACCCTTTGTTTCTCTTCTGCCATTATCGTTCTAACACATTCATATGACTGGGGGTATATGTCTTTTCGAACCTTGTTGTTTTCCGGAGCTACAGCGCTCGGTACAATTCTTCTTTTTCTTGTCGAAACACGCACGCCACACCCCATATTCGAACTTTCTCTCCTGCACATTCGCCTTTTCATCTTGCCGGTTTTTGCGGCCATCATCCTTTTCGTCACTCTTTTTACCATGATTTTTCTCATGCCTTTTTTTCTGGTTCAGCCATCGGGATTTTCAGTGGATCATGCGGGATTTATTATGGTTATTCCCTTTGTGTTTCTTTTTTTCATGGCTCCCATATCCGGGGCCATGTACGATCGCATCGGGTCCCGGCTTCTTTGCACCGCCGGGATGATGGTTTTAACAATCGCTTTTTACTGCCTCTCCCGCCTGGTTCCAACCGCCTCTGCGATACCGATCGCCTGGCGTCTGGCACTGGTAGGAATTGGCGTGGCCCTGTTCATTCCCCCAAACAGCTCGGCAGCCATGAGTGCTGTTCCGCCTTCTCATAGAGGGGTGGCGGCAGCAACCGTGGCAACGGCACGCAACCTGGGTATGGTTATAGGGGTGGCCATGGCCGGTCTCATTTTCAACCTCACCTTTTACACACTGAGCGGAGGGCTCGTCCTCAAGGTCTACCGGCCTGAGCTGGAGCCCGTTTTCATGGCCGCATTCCAAAAGGCCATGTTTGCCGGCTCAGTCGTTGCGGGAATCGGTATTTTCGTAGCCTTTTTCAGAGGCTCAGAGCCCGGAAATCTCTCAAACAAACAAATCCGCCGAAAACCATCCGTTTCTCACCCTTAG